In Fundulus heteroclitus isolate FHET01 chromosome 8, MU-UCD_Fhet_4.1, whole genome shotgun sequence, a genomic segment contains:
- the LOC105931089 gene encoding membrane-associated phosphatidylinositol transfer protein 2 isoform X2, whose product MSCESLRDWDLQRSPKPAVDLSCSCEKKSREESCGEGSGVEILENKPYEDGPGGSGQYTHKVYHIGKHIPSWFCAILPQAALRVEEESWNAYPYTRTRYTCPFVEKFSIDIETYYKPDTGNQADVFNLSSAEKRQRTVDPIDIVKDYIPPHEYLVEEDPKLYQSIKTRRGPLTEDWIEEINQNPGQTVVMCAYKLCKVEFRYWGMQSKIERFIHDVGLRKVMVRAHRQAWCWQDEWYGLTIEDIRQLELETQLALAKKMAQYSLNEEGGGETNGSSVSQEQEQAGENLGSAAENEGTRGKLGDSLETRGELTKQWSTSSRSSNRSSKRGTSPSHHSISEWRMQSIARDSDDSTDDEFFDAHEDFSDNEEMFSKEITKWSSNDLMDKIETIEVDEPQGSYQESSEEYSVTEDIQMEDCSSQQCPQPSKIHVLLLVLHGGNILDTGSGEQNSKQGDVNTLSGAFETVMRVHYPTALGRIAIRMVPCPAVCVDAFSLVSNLSPYSYDESCLSSSQDHIPLAALPLLATSAPQYQDAVAAVILRANQVYGDFIKSPEGASFTGQVCVIGDCVGGILGFDALCSSSVTVSESQNSSRRGSTISVQDTELLSPGIIINSISPSSPSLEGSRHLSRSNIDIPRSSGPDDPKKQLPRKRSDSSTYELDTIKHHQAFLSSLHSSVLHGEPGSRRSSNSTMLEGGSLGKFDFEVTDFFLFGSPLGLVLALRKTVVPSLDVAALRPACQQVYNLFHPADPSASRLEPLLEKRFHLLPPLSIPRYQRFPLGDGLSALLVDTVQSNPQLLMESGGATSHRCHESPASETSILVPVLNSQTSLVHTEADTLQSTLYADGLCPASTSPGVPHLRCSRRASEASIASQVSGLADSYTATNIATTNKCEVRHSKRPSLLLQVPYNRFVSRSATVRLHNKIRRVFPRANGVESEQSSDLSSDMTSDLTDVTSDITDTSSVPPSPRLLKSIEQVASRWWGSKRMDYALYCPDALTAFPTVALPHLFHASYWESTDVVSFLLRQVMRHENSSILELDGKEVSEFTPSKPREKWLRKRTHVKIRNVTANHRVNDAVFTEDGVQTVTGRFMYGPLDMVTLTGEKIDIHIMTQPPSGEWVYFDTELTNSSGRVSYVLPANKRLGIGVYPVKMVVRGDHTVADSYLTVVPKGTEFVVFSIDGSFAASVSIMGSDPKVRAGAVDVVRYWQDLGYLIVYVTGRPDMQKQRVVAWLSQHNFPHGIVSFCDGLVHDPLRHKANFLKCLINEAHMKIFAAYGSTKDISVYSSIGLPPSQIYIVGRPTKKLQQQCQFIPDGYASHLSQLEYNQRSRPAKSTTTRMVLRKGSFALGAAGGDFLRKRNHIFRTISSQQPGGSGSGSASQPVRTERTLSQCEGEHERSFATATQRSMSIAAGCWGRGNKEVPK is encoded by the exons aaaaagagcagagaggagagctgcgGCGAGGGCAGCGGAGTGGAGATCCTGGAGAACAAGCCTTACGAAGATGGCCCTGGAGGCTCGGGTCAGTACACACACAAGGTCTACCACATCGGCAAACACATCCCGTCCTGGTTCTGTGCCATTCTTCCTCAAGCTGCCCTTCGAGTGGAGGAGGAGTCCTGGAATGCTTACCCCTACACACGAACTCG GTATACTTGTCCATTTGTGGAGAAATTCTCCATAGACATTGAGACGTACTATAAACCAGACACTGGAAATCAAGCAGATGTCTTCAATCTCTCCTCTGCTGAAAAGAGACAGAGGACTGTCG ACCCTATAGACATTGTCAAGGACTACATCCCTCCTCATGAATACCTGGTGGAAGAAGACCCTAAACTGTACCAGTCAATCAAAACCAGACGGGGCCCGCTGACAGAGGACTGGATCGAGGAGATCAACCAGAACCCTGGTCAGACTGTCGTCATGTGTGCCTACAAGCTGTGCAAAGTGGAGTTTAGATACTGGGGCATGCAGTCCAAGATTGAACGCTTCATACACGACGTAG GTCTCCGCAAAGTGATGGTCAGGGCCCACCGGCAGGCGTGGTGCTGGCAGGACGAGTGGTATGGTCTTACCATCGAGGACATCAGGCAGCTGGAGCTGGAGACCCAGTTAGCTTTAGCTAAGAAGATGGCCCAGTACAGCCTGAACGAGGAAGGCGGAGGAGAGACCAACGGCTCCTCGGTTAGCCAGGAACAGGAACAGGCAGGAGAGAACCTGGGGTCAGCCGCGGAGAACGAGGGAACACGAGGAAAGCTCGGAGATTCTCTGGAGACACGAGGGGAGCTTACCAAGCAGTGGTCCACATCTTCCAGATCATCCAACAGGTCATCAAAGAGAGGAA CGAGCCCGtctcaccacagcatttcaGAGTGGAGGATGCAGAGCATTGCCCGGGACTCTGACGACAGCACCGACGACGAGTTCTTCGATGCCCACG AGGACTTTTCTGACAATGAGGAGATGTTCTCCAAGGAAATCACCAAGTGGAGCTCTAATGATCTCATGGACAAGATAGAAACAATAGAAGTGGATGAACCACAAG GATCGTACCAGGAGTCCAGTGAGGAGTACAGCGTCACCGAGGACATCCAGATGGAG GACTGTTCGTCCCAGCAGTGTCCCCAGCCGTCCAAAATCCATGTCCTCCTTCTGGTCCTGCATGGTGGTAACATATTGGACACAGGCTCTG GTGAACAGAACAGTAAGCAGGGAGACGTGAACACTCTGAGCGGGGCCTTTGAGACGGTGATGAGGGTCCACTACCCCACAGCGCTGGGACGCATCGCCATCCGGATGGTCCCCTGTCCCGCTGTGTGTGTCGACGCCTTTTCGCTCGTCTCCAA CCTAAGCCCCTACAGCTACGACGAGAGCTGCCTGTCCAGCAGCCAGGACCACATCCCGCTGGCCGCTCTGCCTCTTCTGGCCACATCTGCGCCGCAGTACCAAGACGCGGTGGCAGCGGTGATCCTCAGAGCCAATCAGGTTTACGGCGACTTCATCAAGTCTCCAGAGGGAGCGTCTTTCACTGGCCAG GTGTGTGTGATCGGGGACTGTGTGGGAGGAATCCTGGGCTTCGATgcgctctgcagcagctccgtGACGGTGTCAGAGAGCCAGAACAGCAGCAGGCGGGGCAGCACCATTAGTGTCCAG GACACAGAACTTCTTTCTCCTGGTATTATCATAAACAGCATCTCCCCGTCCTCACCATCCCTCGAGGGAAGCCGCCATCTCAGCCGCAGCAACATCGACATCCCTCGCAGCTCGGGGCCCGACGACCCAAAGAAACAGCTCCCCCGCAAGCGGAGCGACTCCTCCACCTACGAGCTGGACACCATCAAGCACCACCAAGCCTTCCTCTCCAG CCTGCACTCCAGCGTTCTCCACGGGGAGCCCGGCTCCCGGCGCTCCAGCAACAGCACCATGCTGGAGGGGGGCTCCTTGGGAAAGTTCGACTTTGAGGTGACCGACTTCTTCCTGTTCGGCTCTCCTCTGGGGCTGGTGCTTGCGCTGAGGAAGACTGTGGTCCCCTCCTTAGATG TGGCTGCCCTACGTCCAGCCTGTCAGCAGGTTTACAACCTGTTTCATCCGGCAGACCCCTCTGCCTCCCGCCTCGAGCCTCTCCTTGAAAAGAGGTTCCACCTGTTGCCTCCCCTCAGCATCCCTCGCTACCAGCGCTTTCCCCTGGGTGATGGACTCTCAGCTCTCTTAG TTGACACTGTTCAGAGTAACCCGCAGCTTCTGATGGAGTCTGGCGGTGCAACCTCCCACCGCTGCCACGAGAGTCCTGCCAGCGAGACCTCCATCCTTGTCCCGGTCCTGAACTCCCAGACCTCTCTGGTCCACACTGAGG CTGATACTCTTCAGTCCACTTTATATGCTGATGGCCTGTGCCCAGCGTCGACATCGCCAGGTGTCCCCCATCTTCGCTGCAGTCGCAGGGCCAGCGAGGCCAGCATAGCCAGCCAGGTGTCTGGCTTAGCAGACTCTTACACCGCTACCAACATTGCCACAA CAAACAAATGTGAAGTGAGGCACTCAAAAAGACCCAGCCTGCTGTTACAGGTGCCTTACAATAGGTTTGTCTCTCGGAGCGCGACTGTTCGCTTGCACAACAAAATCCGCCGGGTGTTCCCAAGAGCTAATGGTGTGGAATCTGAGCAGAGCTCAGATCTTAGCTCTGacatgacctctgacctcacTGATGTCACATCTGACATCACAGACACCAGCTCGGTGCCCCCATCGCCCAGGCTGCTGAAGAGCATAGAGCAAG TTGCGTCTCGGTGGTGGGGCAGTAAGCGGATGGACTATGCTCTGTACTGTCCTGATGCTCTGACAGCGTTCCCAACTGTGGCTCTGCCTCATCTCTTCCACGCCTCCTACTGGGAGTCCACAGATGTCGTCTCGTTCCTACTCAGACAG GTAATGAGACATGAGAACTCAAGCATATTGGAGCTGGACGGTAAAGAAGTGTCTGAATTTACGCCCTCCAAACCTCGGGAGAAGTGGCTTCGCAAAAGGACTCACGTCAAAATACGG AACGTGACGGCTAACCATCGTGTGAACGATGCCGTCTTCACGGAGGACGGCGTGCAGACAGTAACGGGACGGTTCATGTACGGGCCTCTGGACATGGTCACTCTCACCGGAGAAAAG aTCGACATCCACATCATGACCCAGCCTCCATCTGGGGAGTGGGTCTACTTCGATACAGAGCTCACTAATAGCAGTGGGCGCGTCTCTTACGTTCTCCCAGCGAACAAAAGACTGGGTATTGGAGTGTATCCCGTTAAAATGGTGGTCAG AGGCGACCATACAGTCGCAGACAGTTATCTCACTGTTGTACCCAAAGGCACCGAGTTTGTTGTTTTCAGCATCGACGGGTCGTTCGCCGCTAGCGTGTCTATAATGGGAAGCGACCCCAAAGTTCGAGCTGGAGCAGTGGATGTGGTGAG GTACTGGCAGGACCTGGGCTACCTGATCGTGTACGTGACGGGTCGCCCTGACATGCAGAAGCAGCGCGTGGTGGCCTGGCTCTCCCAGCACAACTTTCCGCACGGCATCGTGTCCTTCTGCGATGGGCTCGTTCACGACCCGCTCAGGCATAAGGCCAACTTCCTCAAATGTCTCATCAATGAG GCCCACATGAAGATCTTTGCTGCCTACGGCTCCACCAAGGACATCTCTGTGTACTCGTCTATCGGCCTGCCCCCCTCTCAGATCTACATTGTAGGGAGGCCTACCAAGAAGTTGCAGCAACAGTGCCAG TTTATTCCGGACGGCTACGCGTCCCACCTGTCCCAGCTGGAGTACAACCAAAGGTCTCGTCCAGCCAAGTCCACGACCACCCGCATGGTCCTCCGGAAGGGCAGCTTCGCTCTCGGTGCCGCCGGAGGAGATTTCCTCCGCAAACGCAACCACATCTTTCGCACCATTTCCTCCCAGCAGCCCGGAGGCTCGGGGTCCGGCTCGGCCAGCCAGCCCGTACGGACTGAGCGCACGCTGAGCCAGTGCGAGGGAGAGCATGAGCGGTCGTTCGCAACCGCCACCCAGAGGAGTATGAGCATAGCAGCAGGGTGCTGGGGCCGCGGCAACAAGGAGGTCCCCAAGTAA
- the LOC105931089 gene encoding membrane-associated phosphatidylinositol transfer protein 2 isoform X1, which produces MLIKEYRIPMPMSVEEYRIAQLYMIQKKSREESCGEGSGVEILENKPYEDGPGGSGQYTHKVYHIGKHIPSWFCAILPQAALRVEEESWNAYPYTRTRYTCPFVEKFSIDIETYYKPDTGNQADVFNLSSAEKRQRTVDPIDIVKDYIPPHEYLVEEDPKLYQSIKTRRGPLTEDWIEEINQNPGQTVVMCAYKLCKVEFRYWGMQSKIERFIHDVGLRKVMVRAHRQAWCWQDEWYGLTIEDIRQLELETQLALAKKMAQYSLNEEGGGETNGSSVSQEQEQAGENLGSAAENEGTRGKLGDSLETRGELTKQWSTSSRSSNRSSKRGTSPSHHSISEWRMQSIARDSDDSTDDEFFDAHEDFSDNEEMFSKEITKWSSNDLMDKIETIEVDEPQGSYQESSEEYSVTEDIQMEDCSSQQCPQPSKIHVLLLVLHGGNILDTGSGEQNSKQGDVNTLSGAFETVMRVHYPTALGRIAIRMVPCPAVCVDAFSLVSNLSPYSYDESCLSSSQDHIPLAALPLLATSAPQYQDAVAAVILRANQVYGDFIKSPEGASFTGQVCVIGDCVGGILGFDALCSSSVTVSESQNSSRRGSTISVQDTELLSPGIIINSISPSSPSLEGSRHLSRSNIDIPRSSGPDDPKKQLPRKRSDSSTYELDTIKHHQAFLSSLHSSVLHGEPGSRRSSNSTMLEGGSLGKFDFEVTDFFLFGSPLGLVLALRKTVVPSLDVAALRPACQQVYNLFHPADPSASRLEPLLEKRFHLLPPLSIPRYQRFPLGDGLSALLVDTVQSNPQLLMESGGATSHRCHESPASETSILVPVLNSQTSLVHTEADTLQSTLYADGLCPASTSPGVPHLRCSRRASEASIASQVSGLADSYTATNIATTNKCEVRHSKRPSLLLQVPYNRFVSRSATVRLHNKIRRVFPRANGVESEQSSDLSSDMTSDLTDVTSDITDTSSVPPSPRLLKSIEQVASRWWGSKRMDYALYCPDALTAFPTVALPHLFHASYWESTDVVSFLLRQVMRHENSSILELDGKEVSEFTPSKPREKWLRKRTHVKIRNVTANHRVNDAVFTEDGVQTVTGRFMYGPLDMVTLTGEKIDIHIMTQPPSGEWVYFDTELTNSSGRVSYVLPANKRLGIGVYPVKMVVRGDHTVADSYLTVVPKGTEFVVFSIDGSFAASVSIMGSDPKVRAGAVDVVRYWQDLGYLIVYVTGRPDMQKQRVVAWLSQHNFPHGIVSFCDGLVHDPLRHKANFLKCLINEAHMKIFAAYGSTKDISVYSSIGLPPSQIYIVGRPTKKLQQQCQFIPDGYASHLSQLEYNQRSRPAKSTTTRMVLRKGSFALGAAGGDFLRKRNHIFRTISSQQPGGSGSGSASQPVRTERTLSQCEGEHERSFATATQRSMSIAAGCWGRGNKEVPK; this is translated from the exons aaaaagagcagagaggagagctgcgGCGAGGGCAGCGGAGTGGAGATCCTGGAGAACAAGCCTTACGAAGATGGCCCTGGAGGCTCGGGTCAGTACACACACAAGGTCTACCACATCGGCAAACACATCCCGTCCTGGTTCTGTGCCATTCTTCCTCAAGCTGCCCTTCGAGTGGAGGAGGAGTCCTGGAATGCTTACCCCTACACACGAACTCG GTATACTTGTCCATTTGTGGAGAAATTCTCCATAGACATTGAGACGTACTATAAACCAGACACTGGAAATCAAGCAGATGTCTTCAATCTCTCCTCTGCTGAAAAGAGACAGAGGACTGTCG ACCCTATAGACATTGTCAAGGACTACATCCCTCCTCATGAATACCTGGTGGAAGAAGACCCTAAACTGTACCAGTCAATCAAAACCAGACGGGGCCCGCTGACAGAGGACTGGATCGAGGAGATCAACCAGAACCCTGGTCAGACTGTCGTCATGTGTGCCTACAAGCTGTGCAAAGTGGAGTTTAGATACTGGGGCATGCAGTCCAAGATTGAACGCTTCATACACGACGTAG GTCTCCGCAAAGTGATGGTCAGGGCCCACCGGCAGGCGTGGTGCTGGCAGGACGAGTGGTATGGTCTTACCATCGAGGACATCAGGCAGCTGGAGCTGGAGACCCAGTTAGCTTTAGCTAAGAAGATGGCCCAGTACAGCCTGAACGAGGAAGGCGGAGGAGAGACCAACGGCTCCTCGGTTAGCCAGGAACAGGAACAGGCAGGAGAGAACCTGGGGTCAGCCGCGGAGAACGAGGGAACACGAGGAAAGCTCGGAGATTCTCTGGAGACACGAGGGGAGCTTACCAAGCAGTGGTCCACATCTTCCAGATCATCCAACAGGTCATCAAAGAGAGGAA CGAGCCCGtctcaccacagcatttcaGAGTGGAGGATGCAGAGCATTGCCCGGGACTCTGACGACAGCACCGACGACGAGTTCTTCGATGCCCACG AGGACTTTTCTGACAATGAGGAGATGTTCTCCAAGGAAATCACCAAGTGGAGCTCTAATGATCTCATGGACAAGATAGAAACAATAGAAGTGGATGAACCACAAG GATCGTACCAGGAGTCCAGTGAGGAGTACAGCGTCACCGAGGACATCCAGATGGAG GACTGTTCGTCCCAGCAGTGTCCCCAGCCGTCCAAAATCCATGTCCTCCTTCTGGTCCTGCATGGTGGTAACATATTGGACACAGGCTCTG GTGAACAGAACAGTAAGCAGGGAGACGTGAACACTCTGAGCGGGGCCTTTGAGACGGTGATGAGGGTCCACTACCCCACAGCGCTGGGACGCATCGCCATCCGGATGGTCCCCTGTCCCGCTGTGTGTGTCGACGCCTTTTCGCTCGTCTCCAA CCTAAGCCCCTACAGCTACGACGAGAGCTGCCTGTCCAGCAGCCAGGACCACATCCCGCTGGCCGCTCTGCCTCTTCTGGCCACATCTGCGCCGCAGTACCAAGACGCGGTGGCAGCGGTGATCCTCAGAGCCAATCAGGTTTACGGCGACTTCATCAAGTCTCCAGAGGGAGCGTCTTTCACTGGCCAG GTGTGTGTGATCGGGGACTGTGTGGGAGGAATCCTGGGCTTCGATgcgctctgcagcagctccgtGACGGTGTCAGAGAGCCAGAACAGCAGCAGGCGGGGCAGCACCATTAGTGTCCAG GACACAGAACTTCTTTCTCCTGGTATTATCATAAACAGCATCTCCCCGTCCTCACCATCCCTCGAGGGAAGCCGCCATCTCAGCCGCAGCAACATCGACATCCCTCGCAGCTCGGGGCCCGACGACCCAAAGAAACAGCTCCCCCGCAAGCGGAGCGACTCCTCCACCTACGAGCTGGACACCATCAAGCACCACCAAGCCTTCCTCTCCAG CCTGCACTCCAGCGTTCTCCACGGGGAGCCCGGCTCCCGGCGCTCCAGCAACAGCACCATGCTGGAGGGGGGCTCCTTGGGAAAGTTCGACTTTGAGGTGACCGACTTCTTCCTGTTCGGCTCTCCTCTGGGGCTGGTGCTTGCGCTGAGGAAGACTGTGGTCCCCTCCTTAGATG TGGCTGCCCTACGTCCAGCCTGTCAGCAGGTTTACAACCTGTTTCATCCGGCAGACCCCTCTGCCTCCCGCCTCGAGCCTCTCCTTGAAAAGAGGTTCCACCTGTTGCCTCCCCTCAGCATCCCTCGCTACCAGCGCTTTCCCCTGGGTGATGGACTCTCAGCTCTCTTAG TTGACACTGTTCAGAGTAACCCGCAGCTTCTGATGGAGTCTGGCGGTGCAACCTCCCACCGCTGCCACGAGAGTCCTGCCAGCGAGACCTCCATCCTTGTCCCGGTCCTGAACTCCCAGACCTCTCTGGTCCACACTGAGG CTGATACTCTTCAGTCCACTTTATATGCTGATGGCCTGTGCCCAGCGTCGACATCGCCAGGTGTCCCCCATCTTCGCTGCAGTCGCAGGGCCAGCGAGGCCAGCATAGCCAGCCAGGTGTCTGGCTTAGCAGACTCTTACACCGCTACCAACATTGCCACAA CAAACAAATGTGAAGTGAGGCACTCAAAAAGACCCAGCCTGCTGTTACAGGTGCCTTACAATAGGTTTGTCTCTCGGAGCGCGACTGTTCGCTTGCACAACAAAATCCGCCGGGTGTTCCCAAGAGCTAATGGTGTGGAATCTGAGCAGAGCTCAGATCTTAGCTCTGacatgacctctgacctcacTGATGTCACATCTGACATCACAGACACCAGCTCGGTGCCCCCATCGCCCAGGCTGCTGAAGAGCATAGAGCAAG TTGCGTCTCGGTGGTGGGGCAGTAAGCGGATGGACTATGCTCTGTACTGTCCTGATGCTCTGACAGCGTTCCCAACTGTGGCTCTGCCTCATCTCTTCCACGCCTCCTACTGGGAGTCCACAGATGTCGTCTCGTTCCTACTCAGACAG GTAATGAGACATGAGAACTCAAGCATATTGGAGCTGGACGGTAAAGAAGTGTCTGAATTTACGCCCTCCAAACCTCGGGAGAAGTGGCTTCGCAAAAGGACTCACGTCAAAATACGG AACGTGACGGCTAACCATCGTGTGAACGATGCCGTCTTCACGGAGGACGGCGTGCAGACAGTAACGGGACGGTTCATGTACGGGCCTCTGGACATGGTCACTCTCACCGGAGAAAAG aTCGACATCCACATCATGACCCAGCCTCCATCTGGGGAGTGGGTCTACTTCGATACAGAGCTCACTAATAGCAGTGGGCGCGTCTCTTACGTTCTCCCAGCGAACAAAAGACTGGGTATTGGAGTGTATCCCGTTAAAATGGTGGTCAG AGGCGACCATACAGTCGCAGACAGTTATCTCACTGTTGTACCCAAAGGCACCGAGTTTGTTGTTTTCAGCATCGACGGGTCGTTCGCCGCTAGCGTGTCTATAATGGGAAGCGACCCCAAAGTTCGAGCTGGAGCAGTGGATGTGGTGAG GTACTGGCAGGACCTGGGCTACCTGATCGTGTACGTGACGGGTCGCCCTGACATGCAGAAGCAGCGCGTGGTGGCCTGGCTCTCCCAGCACAACTTTCCGCACGGCATCGTGTCCTTCTGCGATGGGCTCGTTCACGACCCGCTCAGGCATAAGGCCAACTTCCTCAAATGTCTCATCAATGAG GCCCACATGAAGATCTTTGCTGCCTACGGCTCCACCAAGGACATCTCTGTGTACTCGTCTATCGGCCTGCCCCCCTCTCAGATCTACATTGTAGGGAGGCCTACCAAGAAGTTGCAGCAACAGTGCCAG TTTATTCCGGACGGCTACGCGTCCCACCTGTCCCAGCTGGAGTACAACCAAAGGTCTCGTCCAGCCAAGTCCACGACCACCCGCATGGTCCTCCGGAAGGGCAGCTTCGCTCTCGGTGCCGCCGGAGGAGATTTCCTCCGCAAACGCAACCACATCTTTCGCACCATTTCCTCCCAGCAGCCCGGAGGCTCGGGGTCCGGCTCGGCCAGCCAGCCCGTACGGACTGAGCGCACGCTGAGCCAGTGCGAGGGAGAGCATGAGCGGTCGTTCGCAACCGCCACCCAGAGGAGTATGAGCATAGCAGCAGGGTGCTGGGGCCGCGGCAACAAGGAGGTCCCCAAGTAA